A portion of the Candidatus Goldiibacteriota bacterium genome contains these proteins:
- a CDS encoding adenylate/guanylate cyclase domain-containing protein: MKKEAKAVKKEKKQTFHRRAIIFIGLLATILSIFITRTGFFEGLENKSIDWRFKERGIVQPTAPVVIVAIDDSSFSEMPERWIWPRNFYAQLISNLKSWGAKVIAFDVVYSEPTARNPKEDAEFAKAVDKAGNVVLGMAILYEETKVGDKTTKVFPIPALKDGAYASGIVHHPFDRDSSIRHSQLVKVESETGEKYLSLSMESLGLYKGLRRNNLEIIKEENKVIWGEINSTNQIIINYAGPAGTFTTVPFYQVYYGKNIKKNMFKDKIVLVGSTADILHDVFSTPFSESGYSMPGVEIHANVINTLYNNSMMKRMGRFNGLALLFAIGLFTSFMIFRIKTLRGLIVVFVEVIAFIFLSRYLFDAHNYIIDLVNPLFTMVLCYSSISVYKVAVEEKENRKIKNIFSRYVSKTLVDEILKKQEIKLGGEVKEVSVLFSDIRGFTAMSEKMQPEEVLGVLNEYLTAMTDIVFENGGTLDKFIGDAVMAVFGSPLYDKDHAIRAVRTGWQMQKKLDELNEKWAQEGKKTLKIGVGVNSGKVVAGNMGSMRRMEYTVIGDTVNLASRLESLNKELSTSFLISENTHALVRDRIKSKMYTDIKIKGKEDHLVVYEVLEVL, translated from the coding sequence ATGAAAAAAGAAGCAAAAGCTGTAAAAAAGGAAAAAAAGCAGACTTTTCACAGGCGGGCGATAATATTTATAGGCCTTTTGGCCACCATATTATCCATTTTTATCACACGGACAGGTTTTTTTGAGGGCCTTGAAAATAAGTCAATTGACTGGCGGTTTAAGGAAAGGGGCATTGTACAGCCCACCGCGCCGGTGGTTATTGTGGCGATAGATGATTCTTCGTTTTCTGAAATGCCGGAGCGATGGATATGGCCAAGGAATTTTTACGCGCAGTTAATCTCTAATTTGAAATCATGGGGCGCTAAAGTCATCGCGTTCGACGTGGTGTATTCAGAGCCCACTGCAAGAAATCCAAAAGAAGACGCGGAATTTGCCAAAGCGGTGGATAAAGCGGGCAATGTGGTATTGGGAATGGCGATATTATATGAAGAGACAAAAGTGGGAGATAAAACCACAAAAGTATTTCCTATACCCGCTCTGAAAGACGGCGCTTACGCTTCCGGAATTGTGCACCACCCGTTTGACAGGGATTCCAGTATAAGGCATAGCCAGCTTGTAAAAGTTGAAAGCGAGACAGGAGAAAAATATCTGTCATTGTCAATGGAATCGCTTGGGCTTTATAAAGGGCTGCGCAGAAATAATCTGGAAATAATAAAAGAAGAAAATAAAGTCATTTGGGGCGAAATTAATTCCACAAATCAGATAATAATAAATTACGCCGGCCCGGCAGGCACTTTTACGACCGTGCCGTTTTATCAGGTGTATTACGGTAAAAATATCAAAAAAAATATGTTTAAAGACAAAATAGTGCTTGTGGGCTCCACCGCGGATATTCTTCATGATGTGTTTTCTACGCCGTTTTCTGAATCGGGTTATTCAATGCCCGGGGTGGAAATACACGCTAATGTAATCAATACGCTTTACAATAATTCCATGATGAAACGGATGGGGCGTTTTAACGGCCTTGCGCTGTTATTTGCCATAGGGCTTTTTACAAGCTTCATGATTTTCAGGATAAAGACACTGCGCGGGCTTATCGTGGTGTTTGTGGAAGTAATCGCGTTTATATTCCTTTCAAGATACCTGTTTGACGCGCACAATTATATTATAGACCTTGTAAACCCGCTTTTTACCATGGTGCTGTGCTATTCCAGCATAAGCGTGTACAAGGTGGCTGTGGAAGAAAAAGAGAACCGTAAGATAAAAAATATTTTTTCCAGATATGTTTCCAAAACGCTTGTGGATGAAATATTAAAAAAGCAGGAAATAAAACTGGGCGGCGAAGTAAAAGAAGTGTCCGTGCTTTTTTCCGACATCCGCGGGTTTACGGCGATGTCAGAAAAAATGCAGCCTGAAGAGGTGCTTGGCGTTCTTAATGAATATTTAACCGCAATGACGGACATAGTGTTTGAAAACGGCGGCACGCTGGATAAATTTATAGGCGATGCTGTTATGGCGGTTTTTGGTTCTCCGCTTTATGATAAGGATCACGCTATAAGGGCGGTAAGGACAGGCTGGCAGATGCAGAAAAAACTTGATGAATTAAATGAAAAGTGGGCGCAGGAAGGCAAGAAGACGCTGAAAATAGGCGTGGGCGTGAACAGCGGCAAGGTGGTTGCCGGCAATATGGGTTCGATGAGAAGGATGGAATATACGGTAATAGGAGATACGGTAAACCTGGCATCAAGGCTTGAAAGTTTAAATAAGGAACTTTCAACTTCGTTTTTAATAAGCGAAAACACGCACGCGCTTGTGCGTGACAGGATAAAATCTAAAATGTACACGGATATAAAGATAAAAGGCAAGGAAGACCACCTTGTCGTCTATGAAGTCCTTGAAGTTCTGTAA